GATCATGTCCCGGTCGCCCTGCTGCAGCGTGTTGAAGATGCCTTCCCAGGGCGTGTTGACGAACTTCACCTCGATGCCGGCCTTGGCGGCGATGGCATTCACGACGTCGATGTCGAAGCCGACGATCTCGCCTTTTTCGTTCTGGATCTCGAAGGGCGCGTAGGCGGCGTCGGTGCCCACGACATAGACCTTGGCCGGGGCCGACGCCACAGGAGCGGTGGTCGGGGCTGGGGCGGCTTCCTTTTTTCCGCAGGCGGCGAGCATCAGGGTGGCGGCAGTCAGGCCGGCCAATTGCAGGAAGCGGCGGGTGGACAGCATGGTCGTAGGCAGGGGGGTTGACATGAAGGGCAGTGTAAACCTCAGCGTCACGCACGGAGCGTGCCTTGCCGAGGCGGCGCACCGAGGGCGTCGAGCTCGTCGGCCGTGAAGCCGGCGGCGGCGCGTGCCTCGAGGTTGAACGGCCCCTTGGGCACCGGCGCGCCGTGGCGTGCCGCGAGCACCGCGTCATGCGCCACGGGGTCGAGCCCGTCGCGCGCGCACAGCCAGCGGTACCAGCGGTTGCCGATGGCGACGTGGCCGACCTCGTCGCGCAGGATCACGCCGAGGATGCGCACCGCAGTCTCGTCGCCGGCCTGTGCGAGCTTCTTCTGCATCGGCGGCGTGGCGTCCAGGCCGCGCGCCTCCAGCGTGCGTGGCACCAGCGCCATGCGCGCGGTGGCATCCAGCGCGGTCCGCTCGCACATCGTCCACAGGCCGTCGTGCGCGGCATGGTCGCCGTAGCGGCAGCCGAGCGTGGTCAGGTGCTCGGCCAGCAGGCCGAAGTGGTGGGCCTCTTCGGCGGCCACGGTGAGCCAGTCGCGGTAGTAGGCCGCGGGCAGGCCCGGGAAGCGCCAGATCGCGTCGAGCGCCAGGTTGATGGCGTTGAACTCGATGTGCGCCACGGCGTGCAGCAGCGCGGCGCGGCCCTCGCGCGTGAACGGAGAGCGACGCGGCACGTCTTTGGGCGCGACCAGCAGCGGGCGCTCGGGGCGGCCCGGCGGCGGGGCCTGCGGCTGCAGCGCAGCGGTGGTGTCGATCGCGAGGCCGGCGCGCGCCTCGAACAGCGAGCGCGTGGCCGCGACCTTGGCCGCAGGCTCGGCGATCTGCAAGGCCTCGAGGGCGGCGGCACGAAGCTCCATCCCTACAATCTTGCCGCATGGCCGTCTACCGACTGGGTGAGGACACCCCGCAGCTCCACGCCACGGCCTGGGTGGCCGACGGCGCCACCGTCATCGGCCGCGTCGCCCTGGGCGAGGGCAGCAGCGCCTGGACCGGCGCTGTGCTGCGCGGCGACAACGAGTGGATCACGCTCGGCGCCCGCTGCAACGTGCAGGAAGGCGCCGTGCTGCACACCGACATGGGCCACCCGCTTGTGCTGCATGACGAGGTCACCGTCGGCCACCAGGCCATGCTGCACGGCTGCGTGGTGGGCGGGGGCTCGCTGATCGGCATCCAGTCGGTGGTGCTCAACGGTGCGCGCATCGGCCGCCATTGCCTGGTGGGGGCGGGCGCGGTGGTCACCGAGGGCAAGGTGTTCCCCGACCGCAGCCTGATCCTCGGCGCACCGGCCAAGGCGGTGCGCGAGCTTGCCGATGACGAGGTGGCGCGCTTGCGTCTGTCGGCGCTGAGTTACGTCGAGAAGGCACAGCGCCATCGCGCGACGCTTGAGCGCATCGCCTGACCGCCCCGCATGGACACCTGCCTGAAGTTCCTGTTCGAGGGTCTGCCCGTGCGCGGCTTGCTGGTGCGGCTGGAGGGCAGCTGGCAAGAGGCTTTGGCGCGCCGCGCCGAGCCGCACCCGCCCGAGCTGCGCGGTCTGCTGGGCGAGATGGCTGCCGCGGCGGTGCTGATGCAGGCCAACATCAAGTTCAACGGCGCCTTGGTGTTGCAGGTGTTCGGCGACGGGCCGGTCAAGCTCGCGGTGGCCGAGGCGCGGCCCGACCTGAGCTTCCGCGCCACCGCCAAGCTCGTGGGCACCGTGCCGGAGGGCGCGCAGCTGGAGGCGCTGCTGAATGTGCACGGCCAGGGCCGCTGCGCCATCACGCTGGACCCGAAGGACCGCCTGCCCGGCCAGCAGCCTTACCAGGGCGTGGTGCCGCTGCACGGCGATCGGCGCGAGCCGTTGCAGCGTGTGGAGCAGGTGCTGGAGCACTACATGCTGCAGAGCGAGCAGCTCGACACGCGGCTGGTGCTGGCGGCCGACGATCGCGTGGCCGCCGGTCTGCTGATCCAGCGCCTGCCGGTGGAGGGCGAGGGCAACCTCGAGGGTCAGGCGGCCCTGCGCAACGAAGACGAGATCGGCATCCACGAGGGCTTCAACCGCGTCGCGATGCTGGCCGCCACGCTCACGCGCGAGGAGCTCGTCGGCCTGGACCCGCAGACCGTGCTGAGGCGCCTGTTCTGGGAGGAGTCGGTGCGCCTGTTCGAACCCGTCACGCCGCGCTTCGCCTGCACCTGCTCGCGTGAGCGCGTGGGTGGCATGCTGTTGGGCCTGGGCCGCGACGAAAGCGACGGGCTGATCGCCGAGCGCGGCGAGGTCGAGGTGGGCTGCGACTTCTGCGGCGCCGTCTACCGTTTCGACGCGGTGGACGTGGGCGGGCTGTTCACGCCCGGGCGCGAGCTGCCGCCGGGCAGCGCGCAGGTGCAGTAGGAGGCACGCCGTTCGCGTTGCGGCCAGCACCCGGTTCGGGCTGCGGCCAGCACCCCGTTTGCGCTGAGGCCAGCACCCGTTCGCGCTGAGGCCAGCACCCCGTTTGCGCTGAGGCCAGCACCCGTTCGCGCTGGGGCCAGAACCCGTTCGCGCTGAGCCTGTCGAAGCGCGGCGCCACGCAACGGCTTCGACAGGCTCAGCCCGAACGGGGGGCGGGCTTCGACAGGCTCAGCCCGAACGGCGGGTTGGCTTCGACAGGCTCAGCCCGAACGGCGGGTGGGCTTCGACAGGCTCAGCCCGAACGGGGGGTGGGCTTCGACAGGCTCAGCCCGAACGGCGGGTGGGCTTCGACAGGCTCAGCCCGAACGGCGGGTGGGCTTCGACAGGCTCAGCCCGAACGGCGGGTGGGCTTCGACAGGCTCAGCCCGAACGGGGGGCGGGCTTCGACAGGCTCAGCCCGAACGGCGGGTGGGCTTCGACAGGCTCAGCCCGAACGGCGGGTGGGCTTCGACAGGCTCAGCCCGAACGGGGGGTGGGCTTCGACAGGCTCAGCCCGAACGGCGGGGTGGGCTTCGACAGGCTCAGCCCGAACGGCGGGCGGGCTTCGACAGGCTCAGCCCGAACGGCGGGGTGGGGCAGACCTGCTCCGCAGCAACGCGCGCTCGGCCTCGGGCACGCAGCACTCGCAGGCCCAGCGCGCGCGCGCCGCATGGCCGGACGCCAGGCCCGTGAACAGGCCGCCGCCCGACCCGGCCTTCAGATGGGGCCGCACGGCGGCCAGCGCCTGCTGCACGCGCTGCTCGCCGCTGCCGGCCACGACGCTGTAGACCAGGCCGTGGCGGCGCATCAGCGCGCGCAGCAGCGTGTCCACCGGCTCGCGCACCTGCGGGCCGTCGCGCTGGTGGCCGTCTGGCACCCAGGGCAGGTCCAGCGCCGTCAGCAGCGTGGCCGTGGCGGTGCGGGCGTGCAGTTCGGCGGCGCGGGCCTGCAGACTCTCGTCGCCGAACACCAGCGTGCTGTAGACGGCCGTCATCAGCCCGGTGGTGTCGCACACCACCCAGTCGTGCCTGGCCGCGGCTTCGGCGATGCGCTCGTGTTGTGCGTGCAGCATCGCGGCCTGCTCGTGGGCCCGCGGCGTGCGGCCGGTGGCGTCGCACCACTCGCGCAGCACCTCGGGCACCCAGGCCACGCGGCCGTGGCCCGCGGCGTGTAGCCGCCCGGCAAGCACCGCGGCCAGCGTCGTCTTGCCGGTGCTTTCGGCGCCGACGATGGCGATGCAAGCACCCGGCTCAGCCACGGGCCTGCTCCGCCAGCCGCCCTCGCCACACGCGCCAGCCCACGACACTGAGCACGGCGAAGAGGGCATACAACACGGCCGCCAGCCACAGTGCCTTGTAGGCGAACAGCGCCACGCTCAGGATGTTGACGGCCAGCCAGGTGGGCCAGCTCTCCAGGCACTTGCGCGCCAGCAGCAACTGCCCGGTGATGCTGGCCGCCGTGGGCAGCGCGTCGAACCAGGGCACGGGGCTGTCGGTGGCGTGGTCCAGCAGCAGCGCGAGCCCCACCCAGCCGGCCAGCGTGGCACCGATCACGGGTGCCCAGGCTCGGCGTGGCAGCCGGTGCACCACCAGCGGCGCGCCGCCGTCACCCTTGCCGCGCAGCCACTGCCACCAGCCCCACAGCGCGACCGCCACGAAGGCGAACTGCAGTCCGGCCACGCCATACAGCCGGGCGTCGGCGAAGAGCAGGGCGTACATCAGCGAGCTGGCGATGGCCAGCGGCCACGCCACCCAGTGCACACGCACGTTGGCCACCACCATGGCCAGGGCCACAACAAAGGCCACGATCTCCAGCCCGGTCAGCGGGCTGCCCCACAGCGTGAAGACCGGCGCCAGCCACGGCCGCGCCGCAGCGAGCAGCGTCTCGAGCACAGGGCGTTCCCTAGCGCGGCGGCGCAGGCGGCTTGTTCGTGCGTGGCGCGTTCAGCTGCACGAAGACCTCGTCCGGTCGCACCATGCCCAGCTCGCTGCGCGCCTTCTCTTCCACCATCTCCAAGCCGTCGCGCAGATCGCCCACCTCGGCGGCCACACGGGCATTGCGCTCACGTGCCAACTCGTTGGCGGCCTGCTGCCCGGCCAACTGCTCGCGCAGGCTGATCACGTAGGGCAGGTTGCCCTTGCCAAACCACAGGTCGGCCTGCACCACCAGCAACAGTCCGCCCAGCACCAGCGGCGTCCAGCGCATGGCCGTAGCCCCTCCGCCCTACCTGAGGTTGTAGAAGGCGCTGCGGCCCGGATAGCTGGCGACCTCCCCCAGGTCTTCCTCGATGCGCAGCAACTGGTTGTACTTGGCCATGCGGTCGGAGCGGCTCATCGAACCGGTCTTGATCTGCCCGGCGTTCGTGGCCACCGCGATGTCGGCGATGGTGCTGTCCTCGGTCTCGCCCGAGCGGTGGCTGATGACGGCGGTGTAGCCGGCGCGCTTGGCCAGCTCGATGGCGGAGAAAGTCTCGCTCAGCGTGCCGATCTGGTTGATCTTGATGAGGATGGAGTTCGCGATGCCGCGCGAGATGCCCTCCTGCAGGATCTTGGTGTTGGTGACGAACAGGTCGTCGCCCACCAGCTGCACCTTCTTGCCGAGTTTTTCGGTCAGGTGGGCCCAGCCGTCCCAGTCGCCCTCGTGCATGCCGTCCTCGATGCTCACGATGGGGTACTTGTCGCACCAGGTGGCCAGGATGTCGGTCCACTCGGCGTGCGTGAGCGTCAGGCCCTCGCCCTCGAGGTGGTACTTGCCGTCCTTGTAGAACTCGCTGGCGGCGCAGTCCAGGCCGAGCGCGATCTGCGTGCCGGCGGTGTAGCCGGCCTTGTCGATGGCCTCCAGGATGAGCTGGATGGCCGCCTCGTGGCTGGCCACGCTGGGCGCGAAACCGCCCTCGTCGCCCACGGCCGTGCTCATGCCCTTGGTGTCGATGATCTTCTTCAGCGCATGGAACACCTCGGCGCCGTAGCGCACCGCCTCGCGGAAGCTCGGAGCGCCCACGGGGATGATCATCAGCTCCTGGAGGTCAAGGTTGTTGTTGGCGTGCGCGCCGCCGTTGATGACGTTCATCATCGGCACCGGCAGGCTCATGCGGCCCATGCCGCCGAAGTAGCGGTACAGGGGCAGACCCGATTCCTCGGCCGCGGCGCGTGCCACGGCCATGCTCACGGCCAGCGTGGCGTTGGCACCCAGGCGGCTCTTGTTCTCGGTGCCGTCGAGGTCGATCAGGGTCTTGTCCAGGAACGCCTGCTCGGAGGCATCCAGGCCCATCACCGACTCGCTGATCTCGGTGTTGATGTGCTCAACCGCCTTGAGCACGCCCTTGCCGAGGTAGCGGCTCTTGTCGCCGTCGCGCAGTTCGATGGCCTCGCGGCTGCCGGTGGACGCACCGCTGGGCACGGCCGCGCGGCCCATCGTGCCGCTTTCCAGCAGCACGTCGCACTCGACCGTGGGGTTTCCTCGGCTGTCCAGGATCTCGCGGCCGACGATGTCGACGATCGCACTCATGTTGATTTTTCCTCTGCGGGGTTGACTGTTCTTCTGGTGAAGCGGCTACACGCCCTCGACGATGACCATGTTGAACATCGCCGTGGCCCCGGCGCGCAGCGCACGGGCCTGCACATAGGACGGGCTGTCATACATCGTCTTGGCGGCGTCGAAGTCAGGGAAGCGCAGCACCGTCAGACGCGGCGGCTGCCAGTCGCCTTCGAGCACGTGCTGGCGGCCGCCGCGCACGAGGTATTCCCCACCGAAGGCCTTGACGGCTTCGGGGGCCTGAGCCATGTAGCGCTTGAACTGCTCGGGGTCGGTGATCTGGGACTCGACGATCAGGTAGGCGGCGGGCATGCGGGTCCTTCAGCAGGAGAAGTCGTTTTCGAGCAGCGGCTGGCTCTTGACCACGCGGTCCAGCGCCAGCAGTTGCTCCAGCAGCGCCTTCATGTGCTTCAGCGGCACGGCGTTGGGGCCGTCGCACAGGGCGTTGCGCGGGTCCGGGTGCGTTTCCATGAAGACGCCAGCCACGCCCACCGCGATGGCCGCGCGGGCCAGCAAGGGCACGAACTCGCGCACGCCGCCGGAACTGGTGCCATTGCCGCCCGGCAACTGCACGCTGTGGGTGGCGTCGAACACGACCGGCGCATTCGTCTCGCGCATGATCATCAGACTGCGCATGTCGGAAACGAGGTTGTTGTAGCCGAAGCTCACCCCGCGTTCGCAAGCCATGAAGTTGTCTTCTTCCAGGCCCGCGGCACGCGCTGCGGCGCGGGCCTTGTGGATGACGTTCTTCATGTCGCCCGGGGCCATGAACTGGCCCTTCTTGATGTTCACCGGCTTGCCACTGCGGGCCACGGCCTGGATGAAGTCGGTCTGGCGGCTCAGCAGGGCCGGGGTCTGCAGCACGTCCACCACGGCAGCGGCAGCAGCCACCTGGGCTTCGTCGTGCACGTCGGTGATCACGGGCACCTGCAGCTCGCGGCGCACCTGGGCCAGGATCTCCAGGCCGCGCTCGGTGCCCAGGCCGCGGAAGCCGCTGTCGCTGCTGCGGTTGGCCTTGTCATAGCTGCTCTTGAAGATGAAGGGTATGCCCAGCGCCGAAGTGATCTCCTTCAGGTGCCCGGCGGTGTCCATCTGCATCTGTTCGCTCTCGACCACGCAGGGCCCGGCGATCAGGAAAAAGGGCCGCTCGAGGCCGACGTCGTATCCGCAGAGCTTCATGCCAGGGTCCATTCCTGCGGCGCAGGCGTGCCGCTGCCTTTGCGCGCCTGGTGCTCGAGCGCGGCCTTCACGTAGCTGGTGAACAGTGGGTGGCCGCCCCAGGGCGTGCTCTTGAACTCGGGGTGGAACTGCACGCCCATGAACCACGGGTGCTGGTCGCGCGGCAGCTCGACGATCTCGGTGAGCCTTTCGCTTTGTGTCAGCGCGCTGATCACCAGGCCGGCCCGCTGCAGCCGCTCGAGGTAGTTCACGTTGGCCTCGTAGCGGTGGCGGTGCCGCTCGGTGACCACGGGGCCGTAGATCTGGTGGGCCAGCGTGCCGACCTTGACGTCGGAGCTCTGCGCGCCCAGGCGCATGGTGCCGCCGAGGTCGGAGCGGGCCGTTCGCTTCTGGATGCTGCCGTCGCGGTCCTTCCATTCCTCGATCAGCGCGATCACCGGGTGCTCGCACTCGGGCTCGAACTCCGTGCTGTTGGCGCCGGCCAGGCCGGCCATGTGGCGCGCGTACTCAATGGTGGCCACCTGCATGCCCAGGCAGATGCCCAGATAGGGGATGCCATGCTCGCGGGCGTACTGTGCGGCGATGATCTTGCCCTCGATGCCGCGCTTGCCGAAGCCGCCGGGCACGAGGATGGCGTCGTACCGGGCCAGCTGCGCGCCTGTCGCGGGCGTCAGCGTCTCGGCGTCGACGTACTCGATCTGCACCTTGGCATGGTTGTGGATGCCGGCGTGGCGCAATGCCTCGTTGAGGCTCTTGTACGAGTCGGACAGGTCGGTGTACTTGCCGCACATCGCGATGGTGACCGTGTGCGCCGGGCGCTGCACCTCGTGCACCAGGCTGTCCCAGCGCCTCAGGTCGGTCGGCCGCGTGAGCTGCTGCAGCTTCATGCAGATCAGCTCGTCCAGGCCCTGCTCGTGCAGAACGCGCGGCACCTTGTAGATGGTGTCGACGTCGGGCATGGAGATCACGCCGTGCTGCGCCACGTTGGTGAACAGGCTGATCTTCTCGCGCTCGTCGTCCGGGATGGGGCGGTCGGCGCGGCACAGCAGCACGTCGGGCTGGATGCCGATCTCGCGCAGCTTCTGCACCGTGTGCTGCGTCGGCTTGGTCTTGAGCTCGCCCGCGGCGGCGATGTAGGGCACGTACGTGAGATGCACGAAGGCGCTGTTCGTGGGCCCGAGCTTCAGGCTCATCTGGCGGACGGCCTCCAGGAAGGGCAGGCTCTCGATGTCACCCACGGTGCCGCCGATCTCGACGATGGCCACGTCCACGGCCTGCGCTTCGGCGCCGCGTCGCACGAACTCCTGGATCTCGTTGGTGACGTGCGGGATCACCTGCACCGTCTTGCCGAGGTAGTCGCCGCGGCGCTCCTTCTCGAGCACGCTCTTGTAGATCTGGCCGGTGGTGAAGTTGTTGCTCTTCTTCATCCGCGTGGTGATGAAGCGCTCGTAGTGGCCCAGGTCAAGGTCGGTCTCAGCGCCGTCATCGGTGACGAAGACCTCACCGTGCTGGAACGGGCTCATGGTGCCCGGGTCGACGTTGAGGTAGGGGTCGAGCTTGATGAGGGTGACCCTGAGGCCCCGCGACTCGAGGATGGCGGCCAGCGAAGCCGCCGCGATGCCCTTGCCCAGCGAGGACACCACGCCGCCGGTGACGAACACGAACTTGGTCATGGTGGCTGCCCCGCACGGTGCGGCACGGGGGCCCTGGTGGTAAAGCGTGAGTATATCGAGCGGGGTCTGGCGGACGGCCGCCGCGTGCGTGCCGGCCGTGCCCGCTGGGGTAGCATGCGCATGCTCGCACGCGGTGCCCGCCGGTCTCGTTCAGGACCGTTGGGTTGAACGGGAAACCGGTGAGGCGCCTGGTGCACAGCCGGGCTCCGAATCCGGTGCTGCCCCCGCAACGGTGAGCGAGGAGCGTGCCGCACGGATGGCCACTGGTCCTGCACGGGGACTGGGAAGGCGCGGCCTTCGCTTGCGGTGTGATCGTCGGCAAGGCCGGCCGCACCGCCACTCGCAAGCCCGGATACCGGCCACGCGCGAGGGTCGCTGACGTTGCGGAGGGCAACGGCAGGTGCCCGGCGCCCCTTGGCCTTTGGCCGGTGTGGGCGCCCGGGCGCGTGCCTGCGTCTCCTGCCGCCATGGCAGCGTGATCCATCCGATGGGCCGCACGGGGTGGTGCGGCCGGGAGACGTGTCGTGTTCCTTGCTTGCTCGTCATCGTGCGCGGGTCGTGCCCGGCGCCGGCTTTCCTTCGTGGCCATCCTGTGTGCGGCCGGGTTCCCGGCGGCGGCGGAGACCGTCGTCGTCACCGGCAGCCGCGAGCCGCTGCCGTTGCTGCGTCTGGCCGCCGATGTGGCCGTGATTGAGGGCGATGTGCTGCGCGACACCCGCGCCGACTCGCTGGCGGACCTGCTGCGCCGCGAGGCCGGCCTGCAGATCTCGCGCAGCGGTGGCCCCGGGCAGAGCACGGGCCTGTTCATCCGTGGCGCGGCGTCGCAGCAGACGCTGGTGCTGGTGGATGGCGTGCGGATCGGCTCGGCCACGCTGGGCAGCACGGCGCTGGAGTCGCTGGGCCTGACCGGCATCGAGCGCGTGGAGGTGCTGCGCGGCCCGGGTTCCAGCCTCTTCGGCGCCGATGCCGTGGGCGGCGTCGTCAATGTCATCACGCGCAGCGGCGAAGCCGGCAGCGGCCTCGACGCCCGCTTGGCCGCCGGCGGTTTTGACGCGCGCGAGGCCTCGGGCGGCTGGCGCGGGCGCGTCGGCCCCCTGAGCCTCGCGGTGGCGCTGGCGCGCGAGCAGGATGACGGTGTCTCGGCGATCACACCCGGCGACCGCTTCGGCAGCCACAACCCCGACCGCGACGGCCACGCGCGCGACAGCGCGCAGCTGCGCCTGGGCTTCGAGCCGGCGCCGGGCCAGCGGCTGGGCCTGACGCTGCTGCGCACGGAGCTGGACACGCGGTACGACGCGGCCGTGTACCGGCCGCCGAGCTTCGCGCCCGACGCCTCGCCCGACTTCCGCACAAGGCTCGACACCCAGGTGCAGGCGGTGGACTGGCGCGGCCGTCTGGGGGCCGGCCTCACGGCCAGCCTGCGCATGGCGCGCAGCACCGACGACAACCGCAGCGGCGCTGCCGGTGAGGACCGCTTCCACACCGAGCGCCGCCACGTGCAGGCGCAGCTGGCCTGGCGTGCGGGCGAGGCGCTGCACGCGGTGGTGGCGCTGGAGCAGCAGGACGACGAGGCCAGCTCCACCAGCTACCTCGCCCCGGTGTCGCGGCGCAACCGCGCCGTGGCGATGGAGGCCACCGGCAGCGCCGGTGCCTGGGCCTGGCAGGCCGACCTGCGCCGCGATGACGCCAGCGACCACGGCGCCGAGACCACCGGTCGCCTCGGCGGCAGCCTCGCGCTTGGCGCCGGGTGGCGGCTGCGTGCGCTGGTGGGCAGCAGCTTCCGGGCGCCGAGTTTCAACGACCTGGTCTTCCCGGGTTATGGGGTGCCGGGCCTGAAGGCGGAGCGTGGCCGCAGCGCCGAGCTGGGCGCAGGCTGGAAGAGTCACCGCGCCGAGTTGGCCGTGACGACATGGCGCAACCACGTCAACGATCTCGTGGCCTACGAGCCGGACGCCGCGCGCTGCCCGCCTGGACCGGCCTACGCCTTCGGCTGTGCGGCCAACGTGGCCCAGGCGCGGCTGTCGGGCACCACGGTGTCGGCCTCGCAGACGCTGGGCCGGTTGCAGTGGCGCGCGCAGATCGATGCGCTACGGGCGCGCGATGGCCTGACCGGCGCGAAGCTGCCGCGACGTGCCGACACCCAGGCCACGCTGGCCGCCGACTGGCGCGTGGGCGGGTGGACGCTCGGGGCCAGCGTGGCCCACCTGGGCGATCGACCTGATGGTGCCGCCGAGCTCGCGGCCGAGACGACGCTGGACTTGGCCGCCACCTGGCGACTGGCTCCGGGCTGGCAGCTGACGGCGCGCCTGGACAACGCCACCGACGAGGCCCGGGTGCCGGCGCGCGACTACCAGGGTCTGGGCCGCCAGGCCTGGCTGGTGCTGCGCTGGAGCCTGGGGGCGGGAGCGGCGCAGTGAAGCCCGCGCCCGGCCGGCTGGGGCGCCGCGCACGCGCGGCGGCGCTGTGCCTGGCGTTGCTGGCCGTGGGCAGTTCCGGTGCGGTCGGCACGGCGATCACGGTTCAGGGTGACGACGGCCACAGGCTCACCCTGCCGCGGCCGGTCGAGCGCATCGTCACGCTGCTGCCATCGCTCACCGAAACGGTGTGCGAGCTGCAGGCCTGTGGTCGTCTGGTGGGCACCGACCGCTATTCCGACTGGCCGGCTGCCGTGCGCGCTCTGCCCAAGCTCGGCGGGCTGGAGGACACGCAGATCGAGCGTCTCGTGGCGCTCAAGCCCGACCTCGTGCTCGTGGCGCGCTCCGCGCGCGCGCTGCCGCGGCTGCGCGCTTTGGGACTGCCGGTGCTGGCGTTGGAGCCGCATGACGCCGCCGGCACCGCCCGTGTCATCAAGGTCGTGGCTGCGGCGCTTGGGCGCGACGACGCGGGCGCCCTGCTGCAGCAGCGCCTGCGCCAGCGCATGGCCGCCGCCGCCGCGCGCGTGCCCTCAGGCTGGCGTGGGCAGGCGCTGTACGTGGAGGTCGCGTCGACGCCCTACGCT
This is a stretch of genomic DNA from Ideonella sp. WA131b. It encodes these proteins:
- a CDS encoding TonB-dependent receptor; this encodes MAILCAAGFPAAAETVVVTGSREPLPLLRLAADVAVIEGDVLRDTRADSLADLLRREAGLQISRSGGPGQSTGLFIRGAASQQTLVLVDGVRIGSATLGSTALESLGLTGIERVEVLRGPGSSLFGADAVGGVVNVITRSGEAGSGLDARLAAGGFDAREASGGWRGRVGPLSLAVALAREQDDGVSAITPGDRFGSHNPDRDGHARDSAQLRLGFEPAPGQRLGLTLLRTELDTRYDAAVYRPPSFAPDASPDFRTRLDTQVQAVDWRGRLGAGLTASLRMARSTDDNRSGAAGEDRFHTERRHVQAQLAWRAGEALHAVVALEQQDDEASSTSYLAPVSRRNRAVAMEATGSAGAWAWQADLRRDDASDHGAETTGRLGGSLALGAGWRLRALVGSSFRAPSFNDLVFPGYGVPGLKAERGRSAELGAGWKSHRAELAVTTWRNHVNDLVAYEPDAARCPPGPAYAFGCAANVAQARLSGTTVSASQTLGRLQWRAQIDALRARDGLTGAKLPRRADTQATLAADWRVGGWTLGASVAHLGDRPDGAAELAAETTLDLAATWRLAPGWQLTARLDNATDEARVPARDYQGLGRQAWLVLRWSLGAGAAQ
- a CDS encoding ABC transporter substrate-binding protein, whose translation is MGRRARAAALCLALLAVGSSGAVGTAITVQGDDGHRLTLPRPVERIVTLLPSLTETVCELQACGRLVGTDRYSDWPAAVRALPKLGGLEDTQIERLVALKPDLVLVARSARALPRLRALGLPVLALEPHDAAGTARVIKVVAAALGRDDAGALLQQRLRQRMAAAAARVPSGWRGQALYVEVASTPYAAGEASFIGETLRALGLANIVPAALGPFPQLNPEFVLRAQPALVVLARRAAAELPQRPGWAGLRALAEGRLCALDAEPWNALVRPGPRAAEAAEALVHCLAALPPPRL